One genomic segment of Pedobacter endophyticus includes these proteins:
- the recO gene encoding DNA repair protein RecO: MLHKVRGIVLKTTNYSESSVVVQVLTDKFGMQSYLINGVKKPRAKIKMNMLQSLHLLDMVVYHKANVDIQRVAEVRQTPVFKSIPYDIVKSSIVIFLNEVLYKSIRQQSADDSLFDYIFNSVAWFDESEVLNPNFHLSFLLKLSRFLGFSPNAKRRADQIYFDLQEGEFVSRVPIHANYLQLEDALSFIALFITPLENISEIKMTNRQRRFLLDKILVFYTLHTASFGEVQSHKILETLLG, encoded by the coding sequence ATGTTGCATAAGGTTAGAGGAATTGTTTTAAAAACAACCAATTACAGCGAAAGTAGCGTAGTTGTTCAGGTGCTGACTGATAAGTTCGGAATGCAGTCTTATCTCATTAATGGTGTAAAAAAGCCGCGGGCCAAAATCAAGATGAACATGTTGCAATCGCTGCATTTACTTGATATGGTTGTGTACCATAAAGCCAATGTTGATATACAGCGGGTTGCGGAGGTTAGGCAAACGCCGGTTTTTAAGAGCATTCCATACGATATTGTAAAATCGAGCATTGTAATTTTTTTAAATGAAGTGCTTTATAAAAGTATTCGCCAGCAATCTGCAGATGATAGTTTGTTCGACTATATTTTTAATTCAGTGGCCTGGTTCGACGAAAGTGAAGTGCTTAACCCGAACTTCCATCTGTCATTTCTGTTGAAATTGTCGCGGTTTTTAGGGTTTTCGCCCAATGCGAAGAGGAGAGCAGATCAAATCTATTTCGACTTGCAAGAAGGGGAATTTGTATCGAGAGTTCCAATTCATGCAAATTATCTTCAGCTGGAAGATGCACTTAGCTTTATTGCTTTATTTATTACGCCGCTCGAAAATATATCGGAAATTAAAATGACTAACAGACAACGGCGATTTTTGTTAGATAAGATCTTGGTTTTCTATACCTTGCATACAGCATCATTTGGGGAGGTGCAATCGCACAAAATACTGGAAACATTACTCGGCTGA
- a CDS encoding GIY-YIG nuclease family protein, whose protein sequence is MFYTYILHSKTRNRYYIGYTSNLGERLIRHNQKGKSFTGNTNDWELVYTESYETKLLARNRELQIKSWKSRTKLEELILKKG, encoded by the coding sequence ATGTTCTACACTTATATTCTGCATTCTAAAACTCGCAATAGATATTATATCGGGTATACTTCAAATTTAGGAGAACGGCTTATCCGGCATAATCAAAAGGGGAAAAGTTTTACTGGTAACACAAACGATTGGGAATTGGTTTATACCGAAAGTTACGAAACCAAGCTTCTTGCACGTAACAGGGAACTACAAATTAAATCATGGAAAAGCAGGACAAAGCTTGAGGAATTGATTTTAAAAAAGGGCTGA
- a CDS encoding PspC domain-containing protein: protein MEKTIIINIGNTIIHIEESAYELLKAYLNEVKQHFSNHADDLEIVTDIENRIAELLAEQLAEQKKQVVDAADVNSVVAQMGRVQDFDSVEENEDEPIINAGYQHQYTEKKLYRDMDDRVVAGVCSGIAHYINTEAKWIRLAMLLFTFLGGAGLLIYGILWVIMPKATSRLEKMEMKGEPANLQGFQKNLDEELQAVKERLNEVNRHAQPLFARLGMFIGEFFEWLGRFIAGTGKVIFKVIAGFIILFGILFLITLIIGTAAFQGFWDASIYEYFPFSVINDGNRGAILLGAFIVLFIPILALVLFSIRVAFNKQAINKTLSFALLIVWLIGVAVTGYQAAKISSEFKQHAELTETVDLKSYKTYVIDIDKSKYFSREDSIAFHVDADNKNQIVVDDYEDGPFVSPNKIRININKSETSASRLITKFESQGKTFPSALQNAQNINYSYDLKDSVFVFNPRFQLNKGAIWRNQEVHLNLEIPVGTKVIIKQDSYRYINNYWAWTCSDAENDNDNYTVWIMTDEGLKCVAQLKEEALQKKALNQELLKLESLQRNTAVDTVNQDSVSRRIREVKDELGIESR from the coding sequence ATGGAAAAGACCATCATCATAAATATAGGTAACACGATTATCCACATCGAAGAAAGTGCCTACGAACTCTTAAAAGCTTACCTTAACGAGGTTAAGCAACATTTTTCTAATCACGCCGATGATCTCGAAATTGTAACTGATATCGAAAATCGCATAGCAGAATTGTTGGCCGAGCAATTGGCTGAGCAGAAAAAGCAGGTGGTAGATGCTGCCGACGTAAATAGCGTAGTTGCCCAAATGGGACGGGTGCAAGATTTTGATTCTGTTGAGGAAAACGAAGATGAACCAATAATAAATGCCGGTTACCAGCACCAATATACCGAGAAAAAGCTGTATCGCGATATGGACGACCGCGTGGTTGCTGGAGTATGCTCGGGTATTGCACATTATATTAATACTGAAGCTAAATGGATTAGATTGGCGATGCTTCTTTTCACCTTTTTAGGCGGGGCAGGGTTACTTATATATGGGATACTTTGGGTAATTATGCCAAAGGCAACTTCGCGACTGGAAAAAATGGAAATGAAAGGCGAGCCAGCCAATTTGCAGGGTTTTCAAAAGAACCTCGATGAAGAACTGCAGGCGGTTAAAGAGCGCTTAAACGAGGTAAACAGACACGCCCAGCCCTTATTTGCCCGCCTCGGAATGTTTATAGGCGAATTTTTCGAATGGCTTGGCCGTTTTATAGCTGGCACCGGAAAAGTTATTTTTAAAGTAATTGCCGGATTTATCATTCTTTTCGGCATTCTGTTTCTGATCACATTAATTATCGGAACCGCGGCATTTCAAGGCTTTTGGGACGCCAGCATTTATGAGTATTTCCCGTTTTCGGTCATTAACGATGGCAACCGGGGAGCAATTTTGCTTGGCGCTTTTATCGTACTTTTCATTCCGATTTTGGCGCTTGTTTTATTCTCAATTCGGGTGGCGTTTAACAAACAGGCCATTAATAAAACGCTTTCTTTCGCTTTGTTAATTGTTTGGCTAATCGGTGTAGCTGTAACAGGTTATCAGGCGGCTAAAATATCTTCTGAATTTAAACAACACGCAGAGTTAACCGAAACGGTCGACTTGAAATCCTACAAAACCTATGTAATTGACATCGATAAAAGCAAGTATTTCAGTCGCGAGGATAGTATCGCCTTTCATGTCGATGCTGATAATAAAAATCAAATTGTTGTAGATGATTATGAAGATGGACCGTTTGTCTCGCCAAATAAGATTCGCATCAACATCAACAAAAGTGAAACTTCTGCTTCAAGATTGATCACCAAGTTCGAATCGCAGGGTAAAACTTTTCCTTCGGCTTTGCAAAATGCGCAGAACATTAATTACAGCTATGATCTTAAAGATTCGGTGTTTGTTTTCAATCCACGTTTTCAGTTAAATAAAGGGGCAATTTGGAGAAACCAGGAAGTGCATCTAAATCTCGAGATTCCGGTTGGAACCAAGGTGATTATAAAACAAGATTCGTACCGCTACATTAATAATTATTGGGCATGGACTTGTAGCGATGCCGAAAACGACAATGATAATTACACCGTTTGGATCATGACCGATGAAGGTTTAAAATGTGTTGCCCAGTTAAAGGAAGAAGCATTGCAGAAGAAAGCGCTGAACCAGGAGCTGCTTAAGTTAGAATCGTTGCAAAGAAACACAGCTGTTGATACGGTAAACCAGGATTCTGTTTCGAGGAGGATTAGGGAAGTTAAGGATGAACTGGGTATAGAATCCAGATAA
- a CDS encoding class I SAM-dependent methyltransferase, whose translation MLNNYDKIAKHYDFLSRLVFSKSQVNAQINQLKYISKGDCILIVGGGTGWILEEIAALYPSGIEITYVEISEKMIDISKARHCGLNKVILVNLGIEEFESDRAFDIIATPFLFDNFSKQRAEGIFKKLDKLLKNEGLWFMADFTTDHKNGRWWKKLFLKIMYTFFKMAGNVEARSLVNMTTYFDKASYLPMHEAFYYGRFIKATIYRKLK comes from the coding sequence TTGTTAAATAATTACGATAAAATAGCCAAACATTACGATTTTTTAAGTCGTTTGGTGTTTTCAAAATCGCAGGTAAATGCGCAGATTAATCAGTTGAAGTATATTTCGAAGGGCGACTGCATATTGATTGTTGGCGGAGGAACCGGATGGATCCTCGAAGAAATTGCTGCGCTTTATCCGTCGGGAATTGAAATTACCTATGTAGAAATTTCGGAAAAGATGATCGATATTTCAAAAGCACGTCATTGTGGGCTCAACAAGGTAATCTTGGTTAATTTGGGGATTGAAGAATTTGAAAGCGATCGGGCTTTCGACATCATTGCAACCCCGTTTTTGTTCGATAATTTCTCAAAGCAAAGGGCAGAAGGGATTTTTAAGAAACTGGATAAATTGTTAAAAAACGAAGGTTTATGGTTTATGGCCGATTTTACAACAGATCATAAAAATGGGCGATGGTGGAAAAAGCTGTTTCTGAAAATCATGTACACGTTTTTTAAAATGGCTGGAAACGTTGAAGCGCGAAGCCTCGTAAATATGACCACATATTTCGATAAAGCCAGTTATTTACCAATGCATGAGGCATTTTATTATGGCCGGTTTATCAAAGCAACAATTTATAGAAAACTAAAATGA
- a CDS encoding UbiA prenyltransferase family protein, giving the protein MFNKIVRFIFFGNYFVGLLAVALSLEAVLQLRLPFNSLNYYLLLFLAPTIYYTYAYNKVSNQPSATNPRTQWYFEHKRFVNRSQLILSVLCMLLALNLLYHNLNHILALPAVYWMAIIVIIVAAALYYGLLPKSFLRFNLRNTGWLKAFVIGFVWACCANVLPLIMLKIETGIDYHDSVLWTWLFVKNWMFCTVNAIIFDIKDYPTDANRHLRTFVVRYGLRKTIFNILIPLLIIGLLSLGVFASYKGFGIPQSIFNILPFILTIYIAYSMHQRKNILYYLMVIDGLIFFKAICGIVGMQFVR; this is encoded by the coding sequence ATGTTTAATAAGATCGTACGGTTTATTTTTTTCGGGAACTATTTCGTAGGTCTTTTAGCCGTTGCGTTGTCGTTAGAGGCGGTACTGCAACTGCGTTTGCCGTTTAATTCGCTAAACTATTATTTGTTGCTGTTTTTGGCACCCACCATTTACTATACCTACGCCTATAACAAAGTTTCGAACCAGCCATCAGCCACCAATCCCCGAACGCAATGGTATTTCGAACATAAGCGATTTGTAAACCGAAGCCAACTCATTTTATCGGTACTTTGCATGCTGCTGGCACTCAATCTGCTGTATCACAACCTCAATCATATTTTGGCGTTGCCTGCGGTTTACTGGATGGCCATTATTGTAATTATTGTCGCCGCGGCATTGTATTATGGGCTGTTGCCAAAATCGTTTCTACGATTTAATCTCCGCAATACAGGTTGGTTAAAGGCTTTCGTTATCGGATTTGTTTGGGCATGTTGCGCCAACGTGCTGCCTTTAATTATGCTTAAGATAGAAACTGGCATCGATTATCACGACTCCGTATTATGGACGTGGTTATTTGTTAAAAACTGGATGTTTTGTACCGTTAACGCAATCATTTTCGACATCAAAGATTATCCGACTGACGCAAACAGGCATTTACGCACCTTTGTAGTGCGATATGGCCTGCGCAAAACTATATTTAACATCTTAATCCCATTGCTCATCATCGGTCTCCTATCGCTCGGTGTTTTCGCCAGTTATAAAGGGTTTGGCATACCGCAGTCCATTTTCAACATTTTGCCTTTTATTCTTACGATTTATATTGCCTACTCAATGCACCAACGAAAAAACATACTTTACTACTTAATGGTGATTGATGGTTTGATCTTTTTCAAAGCCATTTGCGGTATCGTGGGAATGCAGTTTGTTCGATGA
- a CDS encoding NAD(P)/FAD-dependent oxidoreductase yields the protein MKFDVIIIGGSYAGLSAALALARAVRSVLVVDAGQPCNRQTPHSHNFLTHDGDKPADISAVAKAEVLKYPTVQFVDGTVVGAEKQSAGFGITLASGENFSARKLLISTGLKDLLPPIKGFAACWAISIVHCPYCHGYEIRDEKIGLLMNGDHAFEMARNLNHWNKDLTVLTNGKSNLTAQQTEKLASKSIKIIEEEIAEFEHEEGVLKNVVFSNGEKLILKAVYARAEVQQHVDFHLQLGFELTELNTIKVDEQQKTTADDVYAAGDCTTLMRSIPIITASGTLAAIMMNKEMISEDFG from the coding sequence ATGAAATTTGATGTAATCATTATAGGCGGGAGTTATGCCGGATTATCTGCTGCGTTGGCGTTGGCACGAGCGGTAAGAAGTGTGTTGGTTGTAGATGCGGGTCAGCCTTGCAATAGGCAAACGCCACATTCGCATAATTTTCTAACCCATGATGGCGATAAGCCGGCCGACATTTCTGCTGTTGCAAAGGCCGAGGTTTTAAAATATCCGACCGTTCAATTTGTGGATGGCACTGTGGTTGGTGCCGAAAAGCAAAGTGCTGGTTTCGGTATAACACTGGCTAGCGGCGAAAATTTCTCTGCCCGTAAACTTTTAATAAGCACAGGTTTAAAAGATCTGTTGCCGCCTATCAAGGGCTTTGCAGCATGCTGGGCAATATCTATAGTTCACTGCCCATACTGCCATGGTTACGAAATAAGAGATGAAAAAATCGGCTTGTTAATGAATGGAGACCACGCTTTTGAAATGGCCAGGAACCTGAATCACTGGAATAAGGATTTAACCGTTTTAACCAATGGGAAATCAAATCTTACAGCACAACAAACAGAAAAACTGGCGTCGAAATCAATAAAGATAATAGAAGAGGAAATTGCCGAATTCGAACATGAAGAGGGTGTGCTAAAAAATGTTGTTTTTTCAAACGGGGAGAAACTGATTTTAAAGGCCGTGTACGCTCGTGCTGAAGTACAGCAACATGTCGATTTTCACCTCCAATTAGGATTTGAACTTACTGAATTGAATACGATAAAAGTTGATGAACAGCAAAAAACGACTGCTGATGACGTTTACGCTGCAGGAGATTGCACAACCTTAATGCGGTCGATACCCATTATTACAGCTTCGGGCACGCTGGCCGCCATAATGATGAACAAAGAAATGATTTCAGAAGATTTTGGATAA
- a CDS encoding PadR family transcriptional regulator yields MIAENTQTQMRKGILEYCVLSIISRGEIYASDIIAELRTAKLLVVEGTLYPLLTRLKNNGLLSYNWVESTSGPPRKYYTLTEVGKSILSQLDQTWQELAYAVGVSQKGANS; encoded by the coding sequence ATGATAGCAGAAAATACGCAAACGCAAATGCGGAAGGGAATTCTGGAATACTGTGTTTTGTCAATCATCTCGAGGGGCGAAATTTATGCCTCTGATATTATCGCCGAATTAAGGACGGCGAAATTATTGGTGGTTGAGGGTACATTATATCCATTATTAACCAGGCTTAAAAACAATGGTTTGTTAAGCTACAACTGGGTAGAATCTACCTCAGGCCCGCCCCGTAAATATTATACGCTTACCGAGGTTGGTAAGAGCATTTTATCACAATTAGATCAAACCTGGCAAGAATTGGCTTATGCCGTAGGTGTTTCGCAAAAAGGAGCCAATTCATAA
- a CDS encoding efflux RND transporter permease subunit: MWVKLSRFILHNRIAIIVFFVLGTVFMAFQAKNVKLSYAGSKILPVTDSAFLKYTRFKTTFGEDGSVMVIGIQSPDIFKKEIYNQWVQLSNDIQQLKGIKQVLSSGRIFQLQKDTVEQKFVLKAIPNGLVKTDVEMDSIKSMLFNTPFFEGLVYNKQNATLMAITFDAKILNTAARNPILKQIEDKAKAFQERTKIRTHISGLPYIRTAVSKLVSNEFVLFLGLSILVSAVILFIFFKKFYAVFFPILVVVMGVIWSVGTLVLFGFELTILTGLIPPLIVIIGIPNSILLLNKYQNELRKGIDKQAALAVTIERIAVTTLIANVTAAIGFGVLYFTGSELLMQFGSVAAINVMVTWLMCLCLIPIIFSYLPSPKIKAQTHVENGFLHKLLVQMDKLVQQKSSLIYIGTIIISIIAFIGVIKINVNGYVVDDLPKNSEILTDLKFFEKNFEGILPLEVSIDTKKKNGVFNLTNLKRIEKMEKMISAYPEFSRSISVNMGLKYATQAFYNNNSTFFRLPDNMEKNFILAYIASGGKGNASLLTNFVGKGNQTTRISFQMADVGSKRLDAIMAELKPRIDSILPPAKFDVELTGSSVIFSKGTDYMLRHLFESIGLAIVLISLLRLAQFKSLGIMFISLLPNIVPLIITAGIMGYFDISLKPSTILIFTIAFGLASDQTIYFLTRYQQELSLTNFSVPRVITDTITETGVSMTHIALILFFGFGIFTASTFGGTVILGLLLSITLFVALIFNLTLLPALVLWLDKKKVRKMVSDEESARNAGEFDH, encoded by the coding sequence ATGTGGGTAAAGCTATCGAGGTTTATTCTTCATAACCGTATTGCGATTATTGTATTTTTTGTGCTGGGCACCGTATTCATGGCTTTTCAGGCCAAGAATGTCAAACTTTCTTATGCCGGAAGTAAGATTCTACCAGTTACCGACAGCGCCTTTTTAAAATATACCCGGTTTAAAACAACCTTTGGTGAGGATGGAAGTGTGATGGTGATTGGAATTCAATCTCCCGATATTTTCAAAAAAGAAATTTACAACCAATGGGTTCAGCTGTCTAATGATATACAGCAACTTAAGGGCATAAAGCAAGTGCTGTCCTCGGGAAGAATATTTCAATTACAAAAGGACACCGTTGAACAGAAGTTTGTACTAAAGGCGATTCCAAATGGCTTGGTGAAAACCGATGTGGAGATGGACTCGATAAAAAGCATGCTATTTAACACGCCCTTCTTTGAGGGCCTGGTGTACAATAAACAGAATGCCACGTTAATGGCGATTACTTTTGACGCCAAAATATTGAATACCGCTGCCCGAAATCCGATTTTGAAGCAGATTGAAGATAAAGCAAAAGCTTTTCAGGAGCGGACGAAAATCCGTACGCATATTTCAGGTCTGCCTTACATCCGCACGGCGGTAAGTAAGTTGGTAAGCAACGAGTTTGTACTTTTCTTAGGGCTATCTATTCTCGTTTCGGCGGTTATCCTTTTCATTTTCTTCAAAAAATTCTATGCCGTTTTCTTCCCCATTCTGGTGGTAGTAATGGGCGTAATCTGGAGCGTTGGAACCTTGGTTTTATTTGGCTTCGAACTCACCATTTTAACAGGCCTGATTCCGCCGCTTATTGTTATTATTGGTATTCCGAATAGCATTTTGCTATTAAACAAATATCAAAACGAGCTGAGAAAAGGTATCGATAAGCAAGCAGCCTTAGCGGTAACCATAGAAAGAATCGCCGTTACTACGCTCATCGCTAATGTAACTGCCGCAATTGGCTTCGGCGTACTTTATTTTACCGGAAGCGAGTTGTTAATGCAGTTTGGAAGCGTGGCTGCCATAAACGTAATGGTTACGTGGCTAATGTGCCTATGCTTAATACCGATCATATTTAGCTATCTTCCTTCACCAAAAATTAAGGCCCAAACGCATGTTGAAAATGGCTTTTTGCACAAACTATTGGTGCAGATGGACAAACTGGTTCAACAAAAAAGCAGCTTGATTTATATAGGTACCATCATCATTTCAATCATTGCCTTTATTGGCGTAATCAAAATTAATGTAAATGGTTATGTGGTAGATGATCTGCCAAAAAACTCGGAAATCTTAACCGATCTGAAGTTTTTCGAAAAAAATTTCGAGGGAATTTTGCCGCTTGAAGTCAGTATTGATACTAAAAAGAAAAATGGCGTCTTCAATTTAACAAACTTGAAGAGAATAGAGAAAATGGAAAAAATGATTTCCGCATACCCCGAATTTTCGCGTTCAATTTCGGTTAACATGGGGCTAAAGTATGCCACGCAAGCCTTTTACAACAACAATTCAACTTTTTTCCGTTTGCCAGATAATATGGAAAAAAACTTCATCCTCGCCTATATTGCCAGCGGGGGAAAAGGAAATGCGAGTTTGCTGACAAATTTTGTAGGCAAGGGAAACCAGACAACAAGAATTAGTTTTCAAATGGCCGATGTGGGCTCGAAACGCCTGGACGCTATCATGGCCGAGCTAAAACCGCGTATCGACAGCATATTGCCACCAGCAAAATTTGATGTAGAACTCACCGGATCGAGTGTAATTTTCTCTAAAGGTACCGATTACATGTTAAGGCATTTGTTCGAAAGCATTGGTTTAGCGATTGTATTAATTTCGCTATTACGCCTGGCGCAATTTAAAAGCCTGGGCATCATGTTTATTTCGTTATTACCGAATATTGTTCCGCTGATTATTACGGCCGGGATTATGGGTTATTTCGACATTTCGTTGAAACCGTCAACAATTTTGATTTTCACAATTGCATTTGGTCTCGCATCCGATCAAACCATTTATTTCTTGACCCGGTACCAACAAGAGTTGAGCCTAACCAATTTTAGCGTTCCACGGGTGATTACCGATACCATTACTGAAACGGGTGTGAGTATGACCCATATTGCGTTGATTTTGTTTTTTGGCTTCGGAATTTTTACCGCGTCAACCTTTGGCGGTACCGTAATCTTGGGTCTGTTGCTATCGATTACCTTATTCGTAGCCCTGATTTTTAACCTGACACTTTTGCCTGCGCTGGTTTTATGGTTAGACAAAAAGAAAGTAAGGAAAATGGTTTCCGATGAAGAATCGGCACGTAATGCCGGAGAATTTGATCATTAA
- a CDS encoding TonB-dependent receptor domain-containing protein, which translates to MKKLLLLMACLLACWASFAQKLYRVEGNIVDEKAVAVPFAVVRLLNYPDTTVVNTVSTDLDGLFKIEQVKSGSYVMSVSIVGFKTKRIPVFSVTSDFKIPPITIESSSKQLQDVSISGKKPFIEHQIDKTVLNVENSITATGGTALEVLEKAPGVQIDRQSDQIKLNNKSGVLIMIDGKTNFLSGTDVTALLSNMSAEQISTIELITNPSSKYDAAGNAGIINIKLKRNKAYGTNGTASFNGGGGIMPNSPSDLYRAGLNLNLNHRSGKWNIFGNAAVARKSNFNNTFLDRTTLSDGIASSLTQNFDRKNKGVGFQGKVGADYYATEKTVYGVMVDANTVDARLTNFSNTNINAVQNGVSTLSYILQDALSKSPVGNLTANFNIKHDFDTKGKTLTFDADYSGFSNKKNESFIANYLNANGDPTNQTNLRNNTDAQIDVYAAKTDLTLPVSKTVKIETGLKSSYVITNNDFLSAQFLNNVWQNDLGKSNNFVYKENINAIYGNFSKEWKAWQIQVGLRAEHTHSNGKSVTDNNEVDRNYLSLFPTAFLNQKISKNHNIRYSYSRRVDRPNYQQLNPFVFYMDPLAVDQGNPFLKPQFTDNFEINYSYKEVSLALNYSDTRDMITQISQQNDATRVINVIRQNLGRFQNYSASVYVPIKIAKWWSLQNNASVYYSKFDDPNLEGAAYKASKVAMNLYSSSSFTLPKNFSIELNFWLNTPRVSGVEKTTVTQYALNAGIQKTMLDKKLKLRLTMDDIFLTNYWAGSLIYQNVNLNVVNHYTSRRANLNISYSFGNQNVKSARSRKTATDDIKGRAGE; encoded by the coding sequence ATGAAAAAGTTGTTATTGTTAATGGCATGCCTGTTGGCGTGTTGGGCTTCCTTTGCCCAAAAATTATATCGAGTTGAAGGAAATATTGTTGATGAAAAAGCCGTTGCTGTACCGTTCGCGGTGGTAAGGTTACTCAATTATCCCGATACCACCGTCGTAAATACGGTTTCGACCGATTTGGATGGACTTTTTAAGATTGAGCAGGTAAAGAGCGGAAGTTACGTGATGTCGGTTTCGATAGTTGGTTTTAAAACGAAGCGGATACCTGTTTTTTCGGTAACCTCAGATTTCAAAATTCCGCCGATTACCATTGAAAGTAGCAGCAAACAGCTACAGGATGTGAGTATTTCGGGCAAGAAACCCTTTATCGAACATCAGATTGATAAAACGGTATTGAATGTAGAAAATAGCATTACGGCCACGGGCGGAACGGCGTTAGAAGTACTGGAGAAAGCTCCGGGTGTACAGATTGATCGGCAGAGCGACCAGATCAAACTGAACAATAAATCTGGCGTTTTGATCATGATTGATGGAAAAACTAATTTTTTGTCGGGAACGGATGTTACGGCCTTGTTGAGCAACATGAGTGCGGAGCAAATTTCGACGATAGAATTAATTACGAATCCATCATCAAAATATGATGCTGCCGGAAATGCCGGGATCATCAACATCAAGTTGAAGCGAAACAAAGCGTACGGTACAAATGGAACGGCCTCGTTTAATGGCGGCGGTGGGATTATGCCAAATTCGCCCAGCGATTTGTACCGTGCCGGCCTAAACTTAAACCTGAACCACCGAAGTGGGAAATGGAACATTTTTGGTAACGCGGCGGTGGCCAGAAAATCGAATTTTAATAACACCTTTCTGGATAGAACAACCTTATCCGATGGTATAGCAAGTTCATTAACGCAAAACTTCGATCGCAAAAACAAAGGTGTTGGCTTCCAGGGAAAAGTTGGTGCTGATTATTACGCCACTGAAAAAACCGTTTACGGTGTTATGGTCGATGCAAACACGGTAGATGCCAGGCTGACAAATTTTAGTAATACGAACATCAATGCTGTGCAGAATGGCGTTTCGACACTGAGCTACATTTTACAGGATGCATTATCGAAATCGCCGGTTGGTAATTTAACGGCAAACTTTAACATCAAACACGATTTCGATACCAAGGGAAAGACTTTAACGTTCGATGCAGATTACTCTGGCTTTAGCAATAAGAAAAACGAGAGTTTTATCGCCAATTACCTAAATGCGAATGGCGATCCGACTAACCAAACGAACTTACGCAACAATACGGATGCGCAAATTGATGTGTATGCGGCAAAAACAGATTTAACCTTGCCGGTATCGAAAACAGTAAAGATAGAAACGGGCCTTAAAAGCAGTTATGTAATTACCAATAACGATTTTTTGTCGGCGCAGTTTTTAAACAATGTCTGGCAAAACGATCTTGGCAAATCGAATAACTTCGTTTACAAAGAAAATATAAACGCCATTTACGGCAATTTCTCGAAAGAATGGAAAGCGTGGCAAATTCAGGTGGGCTTAAGGGCTGAGCACACGCATTCGAACGGCAAATCGGTTACCGATAATAACGAGGTAGATCGAAATTACCTGTCGCTTTTTCCAACAGCTTTTTTAAATCAAAAAATAAGTAAAAACCACAATATTCGGTATTCATATAGCCGGAGGGTCGATCGTCCGAATTACCAGCAGCTTAATCCGTTTGTGTTTTATATGGACCCACTGGCGGTAGATCAGGGCAACCCTTTTTTAAAGCCTCAGTTTACCGATAATTTCGAGATCAATTACAGCTACAAGGAGGTTTCATTAGCATTGAACTATTCTGATACCCGCGATATGATTACACAAATTAGTCAGCAAAACGATGCCACAAGGGTAATTAATGTAATCAGGCAAAACCTTGGGCGGTTCCAAAACTATTCGGCCAGCGTTTATGTGCCCATAAAAATCGCCAAATGGTGGAGTTTGCAGAACAATGCGAGTGTTTATTACAGCAAATTCGACGATCCGAACTTAGAAGGTGCCGCCTATAAAGCAAGTAAGGTAGCCATGAACCTGTACAGCTCCAGTTCTTTTACGTTGCCTAAAAATTTTTCCATCGAGCTTAATTTCTGGCTGAACACACCGAGAGTTTCGGGGGTGGAGAAAACAACCGTTACCCAATACGCACTTAACGCCGGGATTCAAAAAACGATGCTCGATAAAAAGCTCAAGTTAAGATTAACGATGGACGATATTTTTTTAACGAACTATTGGGCGGGAAGTTTGATTTATCAAAACGTAAACCTGAACGTAGTGAATCATTACACCAGCAGAAGGGCAAACCTTAACATCAGCTATAGCTTCGGCAACCAAAACGTAAAGTCGGCACGATCGCGAAAAACAGCTACCGATGATATCAAAGGCCGTGCAGGGGAGTAG
- a CDS encoding isoleucyl-tRNA synthetase has translation MIKLLKLQKAVFVLILGVLSYIAYKVLEAYEVNHARYLQMLAGILVMVGALWMLYPIIFAKKDDSGNAEIITDPTVEVPVDGEEEKSEPE, from the coding sequence ATGATAAAGCTTCTTAAATTACAAAAGGCCGTTTTTGTGCTCATCTTGGGCGTGCTCTCTTATATTGCTTATAAGGTTTTAGAGGCGTATGAGGTAAACCATGCCCGTTATCTGCAAATGCTGGCAGGTATTTTGGTTATGGTTGGTGCCTTATGGATGCTGTACCCAATTATTTTTGCAAAAAAAGATGATAGTGGGAATGCGGAAATTATAACCGACCCCACTGTTGAGGTGCCGGTAGATGGCGAAGAGGAAAAATCGGAACCGGAGTAA